The DNA sequence CATGCGCGACTTCTCCCGGCTGCGCCGCATCGGCGTGCGCGCTGCCGCCTGGTACGTCACCACCAGCCTGCTGGCCATCCTCCTGGGCCTGCTCCTGGTCAACCTCCTGGAACCCGGCGTCGGGCTTCAGGTCCCCCTGGCCGTGGGCCAGGTCGAGATTCCGGAGCCCACCGGCCCCTGGGAGATGATCCTCTCGGTGGTCCCGACAAACGTGGTGGCGTCGGCGGCCAACTTCGATCTGCTGGGCGTGATCTTCTTTGCCCTGCTCTTTGGGCTCTTTGCCCTCCGCGTAGAAGAGCGCTTTCTGGAAACCATCGATGGCTTCTTCCAGGCGGTCTTTGCCGTGATGATGAAGATGACGCTCTTTGTCATCTCCCTGGCCCCGGTGGGGATTGCCGCGCTGATCGCGCGCCTGATCGCCATGACCGGACCGGATGCCCTGACCAGCGTCGTGGGCTACGCCGCCACGGTCGCCGCCGCGCTCCTCTTGCACGGTCTGATCACCCTGCCCCTGCTCTTCTGGCTGCTGACCCGGCGCAACCCCTACACCATGCTCGGGGCGATGAGCGCCACGCTGCTCACCGCCTTCTCTACGGCGTCCTCCTCGGGCACCCTGGGTATGACTCTGGAGCAGCTCGAAGATCGCGTGGGCGTCGACAACCAGGTCGGCGGCTTTGTCCTCCCCTTAGGCGCCACCATCAACATGGACGGCACCGCCCTCTACGAGTGCGTGGCCGTGCTCTTTGTCGCCCAGGTCTACGCCACGACCCACCCGGAGTTCGTGCTCACCTTCGGCACCCAGCTCACCATCGTGATGCTGGCGCTGATGGTCAGCATCGGCGCCGCCGGCATCCCGCACGCCGGCCTGGTGATGATGGTCATCATCTTCGAGGCCGTGGGCCTGCCGCTGGAGCTCATCGCCCTGCTCTGGGCCATCGATCGCCCGCTGGACATGGCCCGCACCATGATCAATGTCTGGAGCGACTCGGTGGGCGCCACGACCATTGCCCACCTGGAAGACGCCATCGACGAGTCGGTGCTCTTTGCGCGCGGCGCCGACGCCATCCCCTGACCATTTGCCCGCACACAACAGGAGATTTATGAGCTGGGAAGACGCCTGGCAGCAGGGACGCACCGGCTGGGACGCCGGTCAGTCCTCTCCCCTTCTTCAACACCTTGTCGCCTCCGGCGAACTCCGCGGTCGCCACGCCCTGGTCCCCGGCTGCGGCGCGGGCTACGACGTGGTCACCCTGGCCGAGAGCTTCGAGGTCGCCACCGGCCAGGATCTGGCCCCCACGGCCCGGGCCCGCTTCGAAGAGGTGCGCGCACAGGCCGGCATCTCGCCGGAGCGCGCCCTCTACCTTACCGGCGACTTCTTCCACGACGATCCGGGCGCCCCCTTCGATCTGGTCTGGGACTACACCTTTTTATGCGCCATCGATCCCTCCCTGCGCCCGCGCTGGGCCGCGCGCATGGCCGAGATCATCGCACCGGGAGGGATCCTGGCCGCCTTGATCTTCCCGGTACTCCAGGACCACCCCGAGCGCGAAGCCGAGCGCATGGCCCAGGGCCCGCCCTTTCCGCTGCGTCCGGCCGATGTGGAAGCCCTGATTGCCACCGACTTCACCACCCGACGCCTGGAGCCGGTGCCCGCCCGACTCAGCCACCCGGGCCGTGAAGGCCTGGAGTGGCTGGGGCTCTTTGTGCGCCGCTAGCCTCACCCCCGCTTCCCGCTGCGCGGCCCCAGCACCACCCGATCCAGGGCCAGCGAGCCATCGGACTCAATGTGCAGAATCGCCGCGTAGCGCTCGCTATGAAACCCGACCCTCCCGGCAGCCCCGGGATTGATCCACAGCGTGCCCCCCACCCTCCCGACCACCGGAATATGGCTATGGCCGACCACCAGAACGTCGGGCCGAAGCCGGGCGATCAACTCCCGCGCCGCCGCCCGGGGGCGCTTCGGCGAGCCGGCAATATGCAGGGCGGCAATCGTCGTGGCGCCGAGCTGAATCTGGGCCTCCAGCGGAAAAAAACGCAACTCCCCCCCGTCGATGTTGCCCCGCACCACCGTCACCGGCGCGACCCTCTCCAACTGCGCGATCACCGCCATCGTGCCCACATCCCCGGCGTGCACAATATGCTCGACGTTTTTGAATACTTCGAGCACGTGTTCGTCGAGCCACCCGTGAGTATCCGACACCAGCCCGATGCTTCGGCGTCCCATCACCACCTCTCTGCGTTCTCTCAAACCCGCATTATGACTGACCCGTCACGACGCGACGTGTCTAAAAATGATCTTGCACCCCACCATTCTCCTGTGCACGATGGCGCCAACTCGGGTCGAGAAAAGCTCCCTTCCCTGGCGCTTCTCGGCCCGAGGCGTACGAAACGCTGGTACCATGCAGGACTCTGAATCGTCACGGTAACACCACTCGACGTGAGGAGGCCGGAACGTTGCCCGGCCGCCTGTAATGGATGACCCCCGAGTCATCACAACCAAGGAGCAGTAAATGAAAATGAATGCGCAATTGCGTTGGATGTTCACCCTGGCCGCCGCCGGTAGCCTGACTGTCGCGATGGTCCCCGAGGCCGACGCCGCCCGCCGTGCCAGCCTGGGTCAGAACCGACTGATCCTGGACAAAAACGACGTCTACCTCTTCCCGCAGGCCGCCACCGAGTACAACAACCTGCTCAGCCTGGAGTACGGCGCGGCGCCCAATGCGGGCTCCGGCCTGGTGCTTCTGGGCAATGAGTCCTTCGCCTACGGTCTGGGCATCTACCGCGGCGACCTCCTCAGCCCTGGCACCTACCCCTACAACCTGGGGCACCCCAACCTGGGCAACGTTGCCAACCCGCTGCCTGGCCTGGTCGATCAGCCCCACACCATCCTCGACTTCTTCGTCGGCGCCGACATGGGCGGCGGCTCCGCCGGTGCGCGCCTCTCCTTTGGCAACGGCGCCACGCGCCAGGTCGACGCCGAAGACGTGGTCGATTCGACCTCGCATACCTTCGTTGGCCTGACCCTGGGCTACTCGATGCTCGGTGACACCCGCGTGGACACCGGCCTGAACATCCAGTTCAACTCCGGCAACCAGATCAACGGCGGAGACGACGTCCTCGACACCAACCGCCTCTTCGTCGGCGCCACCGCCCGGGCCTACCTGCCCATGGCCGAGCGCACCGAACTCGGTGTCCTGGGTGACATCAACTTTGAGAGCCGCGGCGCAACCACCCGCTCCTATGACGCCAACGGCGTGGAGACCGGCAGCAACGAGGGCGGCACCACCGCTTTCGGCCTGGTTGCCGGTGCCGGTCCGGTCTACCACATCAAAGAAAACACCACCCTGGCCGGGTACGGTCTGCTCGGCTTCTCCACCAGCAGCACCGATCTCGACAAAGATACCGACTTCGACGGCACTGGCATGACCAACCTGCTCCTCCCC is a window from the Lujinxingia litoralis genome containing:
- a CDS encoding methyltransferase domain-containing protein; protein product: MSWEDAWQQGRTGWDAGQSSPLLQHLVASGELRGRHALVPGCGAGYDVVTLAESFEVATGQDLAPTARARFEEVRAQAGISPERALYLTGDFFHDDPGAPFDLVWDYTFLCAIDPSLRPRWAARMAEIIAPGGILAALIFPVLQDHPEREAERMAQGPPFPLRPADVEALIATDFTTRRLEPVPARLSHPGREGLEWLGLFVRR
- a CDS encoding metallophosphoesterase family protein, with translation MGRRSIGLVSDTHGWLDEHVLEVFKNVEHIVHAGDVGTMAVIAQLERVAPVTVVRGNIDGGELRFFPLEAQIQLGATTIAALHIAGSPKRPRAAARELIARLRPDVLVVGHSHIPVVGRVGGTLWINPGAAGRVGFHSERYAAILHIESDGSLALDRVVLGPRSGKRG
- a CDS encoding dicarboxylate/amino acid:cation symporter, translated to MQRIKLHWWILIGMVAGVVWGMALHTAYYDTLLEQARQEVLGPGYTSEALVGATREIQSELSRLVRETPPGAAAHGLAELFLALLRMLVIPLVFASLICGVTGMRDFSRLRRIGVRAAAWYVTTSLLAILLGLLLVNLLEPGVGLQVPLAVGQVEIPEPTGPWEMILSVVPTNVVASAANFDLLGVIFFALLFGLFALRVEERFLETIDGFFQAVFAVMMKMTLFVISLAPVGIAALIARLIAMTGPDALTSVVGYAATVAAALLLHGLITLPLLFWLLTRRNPYTMLGAMSATLLTAFSTASSSGTLGMTLEQLEDRVGVDNQVGGFVLPLGATINMDGTALYECVAVLFVAQVYATTHPEFVLTFGTQLTIVMLALMVSIGAAGIPHAGLVMMVIIFEAVGLPLELIALLWAIDRPLDMARTMINVWSDSVGATTIAHLEDAIDESVLFARGADAIP